The following proteins come from a genomic window of Gossypium raimondii isolate GPD5lz chromosome 5, ASM2569854v1, whole genome shotgun sequence:
- the LOC105769881 gene encoding probable F-actin-capping protein subunit beta: MEAAMGLMRRMPPRHSETALSALLSLLPHNSSDLLSQVDLPLQVLSDDDSGKRFILCEYNRDADSYRSPWSNKYHPRLEDAPYPSSKLRQLEIEANDIFTVYCDQYYEGGISSVYMWEDDNEGFVACFLVKKDGSKTGQGRRGYLEEGTWDAIHVIEVGPEEETTRYCLTSTVMLSLTTDDVSSGTFSLSGSIRRQMNMNLPVADGHLCNMGKMIEEMEGKLRNSLDQVYFGKTREMVCTLRPPSEVLPMRLPDS; the protein is encoded by the exons ATGGAGGCAGCCATGGGACTGATGCGAAGAATGCCGCCTCGTCACTCAGAGACAGCGCTTTCCGCTCTTTTAAGCCTTTTGCCTCACAACTCCTCCGATCTCCTCTCTCAAGTTGATCTCCCTCTCCAG GTTTTAAGTGATGATGACAGTGGGAAGAGGTTCATTTTGTGCGAATACAACAGAGATGCTGATTCATATAG GTCACCTTGGTCAAATAAATACCACCCACGATTGGAAGATGCGCCTTATCCATCTTCAAAATTAAGGCAACTGGAAATTGAAGCTAACGATATCTTTACAGTCTATTGTGACCA GTATTACGAAGGTGGCATCTCATCTGTCTATATGTGGGAAGATGACAATGAAGGCTTTGTAGCCTGCTTTTTGGTAAAGAAAG ATGGTTCAAAGACTGGACAAGGGCGGAGAGGTTATTTGGAGGAGGGAACTTGGGATGCTATTCATGTTATAGAG GTTGGGCCAGAAGAAGAAACAACTCGATATTGCTTGACTAGTACAGTCATGCTGTCTTTGACCACAGATGATGTGTCATCAGGCACTTTCAGTTTGTCTGGATCTATCAGACGACAG ATGAACATGAACCTCCCAGTTGCTGATGGTCATCTTTGTAATATGGGAAAGATGATAGAAGAAATGGAGGGTAAGCTCCGGAACTCATTGGATCAG GTCTACTTTGGAAAGACGAGAGAGATGGTTTGCACTTTACGGCCACCTTCCGAGGTGCTGCCAATGAGATTGCCTGATAGCTAA
- the LOC105769884 gene encoding NAC domain-containing protein 16 isoform X1: MTVAAKAATTGSCFGEDQVWPPGFRFHPTDEELVLYYLKRKICRRKLKLDIIRETDVYKWDPEELPAQSILKSGDRQWFFFSPRDRKYPNAARSNRATGHGYWKATGKDRTVTCNSRTVGVKKTLVFYRGRAPIGERTDWVMHEYTLDEEELKRCQNVKDYYALYKLYKKSGPGPKNGEQYGAPFKEEEWADEEYASKAVDVITPVKHPNEAFPDDVEKAKNQIQSPLNDIEEFMRQFAAEPALPQPQAHFDNILPRLAGEEEIQSTLLDTSPRDVLLPKPVEVVHDHASFELSQSPTSRLQLQEAPEDASVSDQFEQIPQICEEDFLEIDDLTSNVEKPAENGLQFNDWDGLGEFDLYHDAAMFLQDIGPIEQGIVPFSYTENMINQVSYPLEPQLQHQSNTYHMDQELQFQLNGTGVDEQLQLQSNAFGNNQQVQSQLNTIGDNQPQLNAFEDGILNQVGYQFHSSANNMMDQQLVPNSTVDQVDYHLPFQSFGNEMERQLQMDQINGSIWINDQSGDVFTPSGSNLGNASSSSGLVYNGNNQDEGDKNGEGASRFSTAVWSFVDSIPTTPASASESPSVNRAFERMSSFSRLRMNVRNTNALTVNGGTTARRRSRNKGFFFFSILGALCAILWFLIGMVRVVRSSISS; this comes from the exons ATGACAGTGGCGGCGAAAGCTGCGACGACTGGTTCATGTTTTGGCGAGGATCAAGTGTGGCCACCGGGGTTTAGGTTTCACCCAACTGACGAAGAGCTGgttctttattatttaaagagAAAGATCTGTAGAAGAAAGCTCAAGCTTGATATCATAAGGGAAACTGATGTTTACAAGTGGGATCCTGAGGAGTTGCCTG CACAATCAATACTGAAGTCTGGAGATAGACAATGGTTCTTCTTCAGTCCAAGAGACAGGAAATATCCTAATGCAGCAAGGTCAAACAGGGCAACTGGACACGGGTATTGGAAGGCAACAGGAAAGGATCGTACTGTTACCTGTAATTCTCGGACAGTTGGAGTCAAGAAAACGTTGGTTTTCTACAGAGGGCGTGCACCTATTGGTGAGCGAACTGATTGGGTGATGCATGAGTATACCCTTGATGAAGAGGAGCTCAAGAGATGCCAGAACGTAAAG GACTATTATGCTCTTTATAAGTTGTACAAAAAAAGTGGACCTGGCCCTAAAAACGGAGAGCAGTATGGGGCACCATTTAAAGAGGAAGAATGGGCTGATGAGGAATATGCTAGTAAAGCGGTAGATGTAATCACCCCTGTCAAACATCCAAATGAGGCCTTTCCTGATGACGTCgaaaaagctaaaaatcaaattcaatcgCCATTGAATGATATTGAAGAGTTTATGAGGCAATTCGCTGCTGAGCCTGCACTTCCCCAGCCACAAGCTCATTTTGACAATATATTGCCTCGGCTTGCTGGTGAAGAAGAGATACAAAGTACTTTGCTGGACACATCTCCGAGGGATGTACTCCTTCCTAAGCCAGTTGAGGTTGTACATGACCATGCAAGCTTTGAACTCTCCCAGTCACCTACATCTCGTTTGCAGTTGCAAGAGGCACCTGAGGACGCATCTGTTTCTGATCAATTTGAACAAATTCCACAAATATGTGAAGAGGACTTCCTGGAAATTGATGATCTCACCTCCAATGTTGAGAAACCTGCGGAGAATGGGCTGCAGTTCAATGACTGGGATGGACTGGGTGAATTTGATCTCTACCATGATGCTGCAATGTTTCTACAGGACATTGGACCTATTGAACAAGGAATAGTTCCATTCTCATATactgaaaatatgataaatcagGTAAGTTACCCATTGGAACCGCAATTGCAACACCAATCAAATACCTATCATATGGATCAAGAACTACAGTTCCAATTGAATGGCACTGGTGTTGATGAGCAGTTGCAGCTTCAATCGAATGCCTTTGGGAATAATCAACAGGTGCAGTCTCAATTGAATACAATCGGTGATAATCAGCCTCAATTGAATGCCTTCGAGGATGGTATATTAAATCAGGTCGGTTATCAATTTCATTCCTCTGCAAATAACATGATGGATCAGCAATTGGTACCCAATTCAACTGTGGATCAGGTGGATTACCATTTGCCATTCCAGTCTTTTGGAAACGAGATGGAGCGACAGCTCCAAATGGATCAGATCAATGGTTCAATTTGGATAAATGATCAGAGTGGTGATGTCTTTACTCCATCAGGATCGAATCTTGGGAATGCCTCTTCAAGTTCAG GTTTGGTGTACAATGGTAATAATCAAGATGAAGGTGACAAAAACGGCGAGGGTGCAAGCCGATTTTCTACTGCAGTGTGGTCATTTGTGGATTCAATACCTACTACTCCTGCTTCTGCATCTGAGAGTCCTTCGGTAAACCGGGCCTTTGAGCGAATGTCTAGCTTCAGTAGGTTGAGAATGAATGTTAGAAACACCAATGCGTTGACAGTCAATGGTGGCACAACTGCTCGGAGGAGAAGCAGGAATAAggggttctttttcttttctattttaggtGCATTGTGTGCCATATTATGGTTTCTGATAGGGATGGTTAGGGTCGTAAGGAGTTCGATCTCCTCATGA
- the LOC105769882 gene encoding co-chaperone protein p23-1: MSRHPMVKWAQRLDDVFITIELPDAQDVKLKLEPEGKFFFSAKSGADKIPYEVDLDLHDKVDVDGSKASVGNRNICYLVKKAESKWWSRLLKQEGRPPVFLKVDWDRWVDEDEDDVDTKPAPDMDFGDFDFSKMNMGGGEGFGAVEGEDDDDSDTEDENVEEIPAPKKDASSSGAEHEVKNV, from the exons ATGAG CCGACATCCCATGGTGAAATGGGCACAGAGATTGGATGACGTCTTCATAACTATTGAGCTTCCTGATGCTCAGGATGTGAAGCTTAAACTAGAGCCCGAAGGAAAATTCTTCTTCTCTGCCAAAAGTGGAGCGGACAAAATCCCCTATGAAGTTGATTTGGATCTGCATGACAAAGTTGACGTTGAT GGAAGCAAGGCTAGTGTTGGAAATAGAAATATCTGTTACCTTGTGAAAAAGGCCGAGAGCAAGTGGTGGAGCAGATTACTGAAGCAGGAAGGGAGACCTCCTGTGTTCTTGAAAGTTGATTGGGATCGATGGGTTGATGAAGATGAGGACGATGTGGACACTAAGC CCGCACCTGATATGGACTTTGGGGACTTCGACTTTTCC AAGATGAACATGGGTGGTGGTGAAGGCTTTGGTGCGGTTGAAGGTGAAGACG ATGATGACAGTGACACTGAAGATGAAAATGTGGAAGAAATACCAGCTCCGAAGAAAGATGCCTCATCATCCGGTGCTGAGCATGAAGTCAAAAATGTTTAA
- the LOC105769884 gene encoding NAC domain-containing protein 17 isoform X2: protein MTVAAKAATTGSCFGEDQVWPPGFRFHPTDEELVLYYLKRKICRRKLKLDIIRETDVYKWDPEELPAQSILKSGDRQWFFFSPRDRKYPNAARSNRATGHGYWKATGKDRTVTCNSRTVGVKKTLVFYRGRAPIGERTDWVMHEYTLDEEELKRCQNVKDYYALYKLYKKSGPGPKNGEQYGAPFKEEEWADEEYASKAVDVITPVKHPNEAFPDDVEKAKNQIQSPLNDIEEFMRQFAAEPALPQPQAHFDNILPRLAGEEEIQSTLLDTSPRDVLLPKPVEVVHDHASFELSQSPTSRLQLQEAPEDASVSDQFEQIPQICEEDFLEIDDLTSNVEKPAENGLQFNDWDGLGEFDLYHDAAMFLQDIGPIEQGIVPFSYTENMINQLQLQSNAFGNNQQVQSQLNTIGDNQPQLNAFEDGILNQVGYQFHSSANNMMDQQLVPNSTVDQVDYHLPFQSFGNEMERQLQMDQINGSIWINDQSGDVFTPSGSNLGNASSSSGLVYNGNNQDEGDKNGEGASRFSTAVWSFVDSIPTTPASASESPSVNRAFERMSSFSRLRMNVRNTNALTVNGGTTARRRSRNKGFFFFSILGALCAILWFLIGMVRVVRSSISS, encoded by the exons ATGACAGTGGCGGCGAAAGCTGCGACGACTGGTTCATGTTTTGGCGAGGATCAAGTGTGGCCACCGGGGTTTAGGTTTCACCCAACTGACGAAGAGCTGgttctttattatttaaagagAAAGATCTGTAGAAGAAAGCTCAAGCTTGATATCATAAGGGAAACTGATGTTTACAAGTGGGATCCTGAGGAGTTGCCTG CACAATCAATACTGAAGTCTGGAGATAGACAATGGTTCTTCTTCAGTCCAAGAGACAGGAAATATCCTAATGCAGCAAGGTCAAACAGGGCAACTGGACACGGGTATTGGAAGGCAACAGGAAAGGATCGTACTGTTACCTGTAATTCTCGGACAGTTGGAGTCAAGAAAACGTTGGTTTTCTACAGAGGGCGTGCACCTATTGGTGAGCGAACTGATTGGGTGATGCATGAGTATACCCTTGATGAAGAGGAGCTCAAGAGATGCCAGAACGTAAAG GACTATTATGCTCTTTATAAGTTGTACAAAAAAAGTGGACCTGGCCCTAAAAACGGAGAGCAGTATGGGGCACCATTTAAAGAGGAAGAATGGGCTGATGAGGAATATGCTAGTAAAGCGGTAGATGTAATCACCCCTGTCAAACATCCAAATGAGGCCTTTCCTGATGACGTCgaaaaagctaaaaatcaaattcaatcgCCATTGAATGATATTGAAGAGTTTATGAGGCAATTCGCTGCTGAGCCTGCACTTCCCCAGCCACAAGCTCATTTTGACAATATATTGCCTCGGCTTGCTGGTGAAGAAGAGATACAAAGTACTTTGCTGGACACATCTCCGAGGGATGTACTCCTTCCTAAGCCAGTTGAGGTTGTACATGACCATGCAAGCTTTGAACTCTCCCAGTCACCTACATCTCGTTTGCAGTTGCAAGAGGCACCTGAGGACGCATCTGTTTCTGATCAATTTGAACAAATTCCACAAATATGTGAAGAGGACTTCCTGGAAATTGATGATCTCACCTCCAATGTTGAGAAACCTGCGGAGAATGGGCTGCAGTTCAATGACTGGGATGGACTGGGTGAATTTGATCTCTACCATGATGCTGCAATGTTTCTACAGGACATTGGACCTATTGAACAAGGAATAGTTCCATTCTCATATactgaaaatatgataaatcag TTGCAGCTTCAATCGAATGCCTTTGGGAATAATCAACAGGTGCAGTCTCAATTGAATACAATCGGTGATAATCAGCCTCAATTGAATGCCTTCGAGGATGGTATATTAAATCAGGTCGGTTATCAATTTCATTCCTCTGCAAATAACATGATGGATCAGCAATTGGTACCCAATTCAACTGTGGATCAGGTGGATTACCATTTGCCATTCCAGTCTTTTGGAAACGAGATGGAGCGACAGCTCCAAATGGATCAGATCAATGGTTCAATTTGGATAAATGATCAGAGTGGTGATGTCTTTACTCCATCAGGATCGAATCTTGGGAATGCCTCTTCAAGTTCAG GTTTGGTGTACAATGGTAATAATCAAGATGAAGGTGACAAAAACGGCGAGGGTGCAAGCCGATTTTCTACTGCAGTGTGGTCATTTGTGGATTCAATACCTACTACTCCTGCTTCTGCATCTGAGAGTCCTTCGGTAAACCGGGCCTTTGAGCGAATGTCTAGCTTCAGTAGGTTGAGAATGAATGTTAGAAACACCAATGCGTTGACAGTCAATGGTGGCACAACTGCTCGGAGGAGAAGCAGGAATAAggggttctttttcttttctattttaggtGCATTGTGTGCCATATTATGGTTTCTGATAGGGATGGTTAGGGTCGTAAGGAGTTCGATCTCCTCATGA
- the LOC105770285 gene encoding uncharacterized protein LOC105770285: METENSKETGEIEPLLRDPRDEPKSEANPNPTTVKTRVPEVEIRLYRQGKGPIDVFKSSLGGWDQNQLEVRDILDKYGLKSIYAFSPQSGRGVPIRFHPRNGRSILGYKDGSVVHIDGEPQDSLIKPVTKILVGVAAITLLITLVAKDTPEWMKKLKISGGDFPPWLLACVVIVFTRMRKRTKDFFKKFGW; encoded by the exons ATGGAAACAGAAAATTCTAAAGAAACCGGTGAAATCGAACCACTCTTACGGGACCCAAGGGATGAGCCTAAATCCGAAGCCAACCCGAATCCGACCACCGTGAAGACGAGAGTCCCCGAAGTAGAGATCCGATTGTATCGACAAGGCAAGGGTCCGATTGACGTGTTCAAGTCGAGCTTGGGTGGATGGGACCAGAACCAGCTTGAGGTTCGAGACATACTCGACAAATACGGCTTGAAATCGATTTACGCTTTCAGTCCTCAGTCGGGTCGTGGCGTCCCAATCCGCTTTCATCCCAGAAATGGGAGGTCTATTCTTGGATACAAGGATGGATCGGTGGTTCACATTGACGGCGAGCCACAG GATTCATTAATCAAACCTGTAACCAAGATCTTGGTAGGAGTAGCAGCTATTACACTTCTGATAACTCTGGTAGCCAAGGATACTCCGGAATGGATGAAGAAACTAAAGATTTCGGGCGGAGATTTCCCTCCTTGGCTCCTCGCTTGTGTAGTTATCGTGTTTACACGCATGAGGAAGAGAACGAAGGATTTCTTTAAGAAGTTTGGTTGGTGA